The Pseudomonas putida nucleotide sequence TCGTTCACATGGATGCGCGCCACGCCAAAGCCGATGTCGTCCTTGGGCCGGGCGTCGAAGGCACCCTTGTAGACCAGACCGACCTGCTGGTAGTTATCGACCACGTTGGTGGCCTTGTCGTGCACGGTGAAGTTGGCGAACAGGCTCAGGCCGCGATTGATGTCGCCGCCATGGGCGGTGACCTGCTGCTGCGCCACCACCCACCAGCCGTGCTTGCTCGAATGCGACTTGAAGTCCTGGCCGGTGACCGCCTGCGGGTTGCCGTTGACGTCTTCGAATACGTCATCGGCCTTGGCGGTGCTGTAGTAGTAACCCAGGCGGTATTCACCCGGCAGATCATTGACCTTGGGCGACCAGACCATCTCGACCGGCAGGATTGCGCCTTTTGTGCCGCTGCCACTGAGCTTGAAGCCGTTGCCGGTCTCCAGGTTCGACGGGTTCTGCTCGAAGGCGCCGACTTGTACGAAGAATTCCGGGGTGATGTTGTACTTGACCCGCAGTGCCCACTGGCTGACCGGCCAGTTGTACCAGATGCCACCGACCCAGTTGCCCACCTGCGAGCCGCAGAAGGCCAGGTTCTGGAAGTCGCAGGGGAAGCTGTTGAAGTCCTCCCCCTCACCGAAGCGGCCGACCTTCACGTCCAGCGCGCCGTCGAAGTACTTCTGCTTGACCCACATCTGCGTCAGCCGCCAGGTCTGGCCACGGCCCCACACTTCCTGCACCGAACTGAACTGCCCGGCGCGCGGGTCGCTGATGCGGTCGTTGGACAGGTTGCGTCCACTGCGTTCGGTGATCGCCAGCTTGAACTCGGCATCGTGCCATCCGAGGATCTTCTGCAGGTCCAGGTGGGCGCCAAGCGCGAACTGGTCACTGTAGCGTGCGGTCTTGTCGTCGTTGTAGCCGCCATGCAGGTTACCGGCCACCTCGCCCACGTAGTCGAGGGTGAAGTCGTAGCCCTTGTCCAGCAGTTCGGTGCGGGTACCGCCCCAATCGCCGGTCATCCATTTCGACTCGCTGGAAAATGCCTCGGCAGCCTGCACGCCGCTGCTGCCGACCACGGCAAGCAGGGCCAGTGAACCCAAGGTTCTGATGCGATTGCGCTGTTCCATCCCTTTGCGTCCTCTTTTTTCTTATTGATGGTGTAGACGAGTTAGCGGCCCTTGAAGTGAGCCACATTGTCCTTTACGGCGGAGTTGCTGCTGGCCAGGTGCAAACGCTCGCCGCTGCCTTCGTCGAACAGCAGCACCCGTGCCGGGTCGAACTGCAGGTTCAGGCTGTCGCCCACCCGGCAGGCGACGTCCGGCGCCAGGCGGCAGCAGACCTTGGTCTGGTTGAGGGTGACGAACACCAGCAGGTCCGGCCCGGTGGGCTCGGTCACCTGCACTTCGGCGCGGATACCAGGCAGGCCGTTGCCCTCGCCTACGCCCAGGACGATCTGTTCGGGGCGGATGCCGAGGATGATCTCGCGACCATCGAGG carries:
- a CDS encoding carbohydrate porin, with amino-acid sequence MEQRNRIRTLGSLALLAVVGSSGVQAAEAFSSESKWMTGDWGGTRTELLDKGYDFTLDYVGEVAGNLHGGYNDDKTARYSDQFALGAHLDLQKILGWHDAEFKLAITERSGRNLSNDRISDPRAGQFSSVQEVWGRGQTWRLTQMWVKQKYFDGALDVKVGRFGEGEDFNSFPCDFQNLAFCGSQVGNWVGGIWYNWPVSQWALRVKYNITPEFFVQVGAFEQNPSNLETGNGFKLSGSGTKGAILPVEMVWSPKVNDLPGEYRLGYYYSTAKADDVFEDVNGNPQAVTGQDFKSHSSKHGWWVVAQQQVTAHGGDINRGLSLFANFTVHDKATNVVDNYQQVGLVYKGAFDARPKDDIGFGVARIHVNDDVKKRAELLNAQSGIDDYDNPGFVPLQRTEYNAELYYGFHVTNWLTVRPNLQYIKSPGGVDEVDNALVAGLKIQSSF